From the genome of Ziziphus jujuba cultivar Dongzao chromosome 4, ASM3175591v1:
tattcatccccttattcctcccacaatactacaaattgattccacaattttacagcacttcacaagaataacagcaatccagtgcataaataaaacataagtgtccagaatagtatacagagcttcatgaagtgctatttaatagaaaatacaacaaagaagaaagaaatattacaactgaattgaacgagtacaaaggtacttctcgaactacgatatcggcggagaattggttcgttCCGGAAAAACGTCTACCACCcattgcacctaagggaacggaatttaaaaacgtgagatgctaatcatctcagtgagcgaccctagctactgaacacttttaataataataatataacaaatgagggaatttaattaataccaacaattaaataggtaaataaataatagcagttgaaaataataatttccctcaaaactctcactaatcactccgttggaaatgttctatttttaaaacattttcacaaaacccgatattcgtatttcccgaaaaccaagggatcaaacaatttagtaaacaataaataaataaatacccccaatgtaattaaaatgtaaataattataataaagaaatttttgaacactttggggtttgaaatttcttctAAAACTTTAcatttgacgcaccacaccatataccggtgatgccctccgatacccagcgtcctgagcaccgactggcggggagattaaagagaaaaacttgcaaacggcacttcggcgtcccgacagtaccgctgttgaaaccgtcatcccggccaaggaggggggcggctgtggccaatatcaaacttgcctgcccacggtccaatggcaactcacgggagacataatacttgcgcgctaaccatatatatacaccagaacaccaatactgtatgaatgcgtctaaaataattattaaattaattataaccgtactatttttccaaaattaccgtgggaaatatatcaattttcacatttaccatcccacatattttcttttaacaacccggtacgaaaacctcgataacaataaaacaataatttttctcgtaacacgaggttcaacaaataaaatatcgtgggcataattataaaaattaaaccaccaatttaaacaaatattttcataaaatatttaaaccaattatgtccaaaaataatattaaaaccacatacaatttattactgaaaataccttgctcatgcataataattaaaattaaatcacaataaataataatttccacaattataattaaattgcaccacatgagcataatttcaaatatcaattaaacaccaattaaatataattaattaccctaaaaatatttttaaaggtgggtcactcaccttaagcgcgtatatcagctaagatcctccgcaggatcaactccactactcgcacgcacacctaaaacatccacagtacaccaaccaaatatattaatattttaatcgggtaactcccaaatgggtactcggggagcgaacacaaacgacaactaaaaattacgagtgatataccgaatcgaagcttgagtgatgaggatcacggattcggtcttacttcccggagatcggccccaaggtggccggaatctcgccgtaaagctttcagattcgactcctcaattctcccaaatcatcacgaattggaggaaaaggacaccggatttggatttaggAGGTCGAAATTAGaggacagggaccggcggtgcaactgggtactcgccggaacagtgacttccggcgagccgccgcagtcaccggcaaccgtcaccgacggtggcgcgtgcggtggctgttggctgagatttttgggggttttgtagatcgaggggagaggattccagcgggaccggcggtgaggcaaacggaggccggacggcggagagatcggggtttgaagattttcggcgcctcgccggaaaatgctccaaTCCCGGcgtgtcggaggtccggtggccgtgaaatttggtgggtaggccggaattaCCATGGGTGAGGGACCGATCAGGAGCGTGTGGCTTAAAAGTGGCTGAAAATGGgtcaacggcggtggccggcggtggaggggaaaaatcgcagccgagcttcgccggctcagtctgggcgcgtccggcgaccgacGGTCGTGAAATTTCGGGGTTCGGCTGGAAATGGGAAGGTtctcccgtctggccggcgcgtgtagcaaggatcggccgaaaaatttgaCGATTTCCGGcagccggtcgtttctctctccctctctctatcctctctctctttctctctcctccccagcgtttttgccaaataaaagccaccgtgggtgacactgtttacccacgtggaccaatcaggtgacgacacgtggtattactgtgcacttaagccagatataataaaatattacggtatccgacgaacttcaaacatccataactttttaaccagatgtgcaatttaagcgtgccgctagtctatgaactcgtatcgacgagtactttacaaccatacaaaagttaaaacaaaattacacaacaataaaaaatcaactcccggcaccttttggacagtttgcacctcgacttgttttgtccataactttcaaactgtagctccatttttgatgtgctactagtctacgaactcaaggcatcatgcacttcgccacggtaccatggtcaactagaaatttcaactggaacaaaaagtcaacttttgaccccttcggtcaacggtcaacctcgatcaacgtgcacgaattccgatatggtttgggacggggtgttacattcagATTTTATATCTCCTTGCTTCATAACGGCAAGGATGTTGAACTCcacttgttcctttttttttttttttttttccctccatcCTCATGTTCTTGATCTGTTTTCTGAAATTCCAAAGATGAAACTCCTTCCTACTGCAATTCCTCTCAAAATCTCCTTTTCTAACTGAAATAATTGGATCAGGCTTAGAGGCTGACTGAAATAATGGGTTGGGTTTGTTCCTACGGACTTTTTTAATGTAGTAACAAGTTGATGAGTATCTACCTTGAGAGAATGGGCCGCGCTGAGCAAATACAACCTACATAAATTATGCCTGCAACATAACAAATACGTCAACCCCCGTTATGGGAACCAAAATTATGCATATAatgaaatcctatgatgtttaGAAAGAGACACTtaattattaccaaaagaaagaaGTAATCCACTAATCGTCTAATTGCAAAGCCATTATGCTTCATCAAAGGTCTTCATCCTTCAAAACCTATGTACAATTAGACATTAAAATATATTGCAAAtttagttaattaaaaaaaaaagaatatttaaatatgaGATTCTTGTAATATAACTTGTACATGAGCAAATACATCTTAGCTAGTGTCAGCTCTCTTTATATATAAGTTATGGTTTTTCGTACCTTAAAATactgaaaaatattaattttaagcagaaaaaggaaaagagtttAATTATAAACTTTGAGGTAGCATTGCTTTCATGAAGATAAAATTTTgtgcaataataattaataatgcgATTATTGATTCATAATGCACTATATCTCGTTTGTAGTACGTGCAAACTCTCGACCTTCTCAAGTAGTTTTTTGCTTCATGATCTTCTTCCTTGACGTTGCAATAATCCAATATTTGACGTTAAAATAATTTCCTTCTAATATCGAGAAACTATTAGGTGCTGTAGGAACGTTGCTAAGCGCATGGAAGAATATTGCAGCAATGGTGGTTTTGTCCTCTTTCTTGATGATCATTAATTGCTATGAGAGGGATATCGAAGTATTGCTCCAAGCTTTTTCCAAAGCCATAAAGCCAGTAATATATACGCTATTGGTTGTACGAAAGGTATATATGATATACATATTTGCGTATattcaccccccccccccctccaaaaaaaaaaaagaagaaaacatatTTGTGTATGGTATAAAAATTCTTAacctatatattaatttgtttttattacttTAAACTCGTAAAATTATAAGTTGCATATGCATGTATAATTCTTTTCCATATAGTAATTGGtgtaaaaacaataattaaatagaaatcGTACAGTGAAATCTTCCTAtacatgaacatatatatatatatagatagatatttaTGACTTTCTAAatgtataatatttaatttacaaacaataaAAGTTGTGTGGTGGGAGGAGAGAGGGGAACTGAGAGATtgaattcatataaataaattttcataatcaaTTAGTATCAGTAAAGTGCAACCAAGTAGTCTTTTCTGAGCAAAATTCTAGTCATATGctgataatatttttcaatatcttgagacatattacatatatatatatatatatatatatattttatataagataCTAAAATTTGATTATCTATTATGATATATTCATGTTTTCTACATTATTATTCatgctattatatatatatattaaaaaaaaaaaaaaagaaaccatggTTCCTTCTATTAGATTCCTAGTTCAAATCTCCTCaccttttatataaaaaaaatgctaataCTTCTTAATTgatgataataaattttcacatttaGGATAAACGAAACAACTaattacaaatacaaatatgttcatgatatttggagtttttttttttttttttttgtcatctacccagatttttttatgtttcatagtatttggagattttttttttggtcatctaCCTAGATTTTTGAGCACTTAATAGTCATTAGTATATCATCCTATATGCATagagctttatatatatatatatatatatatatatatatatattgttttagtcCTTGCAAATGAGTTGcggaaaaatttatatatatacatatatacatatatatatatacacttactttttgtttttatgacaatatatatttatattgaaataaaaattcggacaacatatatatatatatatatattcctgatGCTATATACACTttgtaatattctttaatttatgttaattattgttgattttcattGGAACAGGCTAACAGCAAGTAAACTACCATATGGGAAAATGTTACAGAGAGTTGCAGCAACTGTAAATATAAGTTCTATATCACGTATgtatattgttaaaaatgaaatgaaacttTTTCCAtcctatttattaataataaaaaggagatatatatatatattgagctttttattattttattttattttattttatattttgctttaaATCAGTCTCTCTCCCTTTTATATGGATGGGCTTCTATTTTTCAGCTCCGGCGCCCATCAAACCAGACACTTCTCAAGAGCAAAAAGTTGCATTACCCATATTAATTTTGGGCCTATAGCAGAATAATCTAAcgaatgaaaaaacaaaaataaatagaatataaaGAACAAAACACAGATATTAGAAAGCGAGTAAACACTCAAATTGGATACTAATTtgttcttaaaaaacaaaaaagattaattGTCCTTTTGATATActtaatttgtttataaaattttcaagctAGAATCACATATTAATTAAAACAGATGTTCTGTTTTAATGaacaattttccttttctagccattctctaatttattatgtatatgtaaAGCGTTAATTGTACGTATTTCTTTCCGTTTGAGAATTGAAGAAGTTGGAAAGTTATATCAATCTTTGTTAGTTTCCAACCAAAGAaagcaattattttattttattttttgttgaaaaagaaagcaattaaTTAAGTATAAGGCTGATCGCAGATCTTTTATAGTACTAATAGATCACTAACTTTGGCCGTGTCTTAGAATAAGATTTCAGTTTTTTAAAGCTCCTAAAACGGCTAaggattttatatatgtaaattgtaTATAAGGGTTATTCTACTTGTGAAGTTCTCTTGTTAaacagtttttctttttttctttttttctctttttgggttttaaccCCGCCTTGAATTATCACCAAAAAAGATCACTAATTATACACTTAAATATAGTTAACTTTGCATCTCAAATtacaaggaaaaatataaattttcctaAAGTTgtcaacaatataaaattaattgtatgtatgtatgtatgcatgtatatatatatatatatatatagttctattCTCTTGGGTGATGGACCCCAAGATATCTTGAGTAAAACATGCCTATTCTTCGTTGCATATGCGTGTGAAACAATTTTAACATGTATCAATACATGTCTTTTGCTTAGGATGTCTTGGGCACCACTGCAGGAGAAAATTTCCTTATTATATAATGATAATTTCTACTTTAGGAAAAAAGAAGTGTCTTGAATCCAAAATCTCATGGGGTGAGGGGCTTACGACTTTACCATTAGTGCAAATAGGTATAGCTTTCGAAGGTTTTAGTATCAATAACCATCCCTTTATACCTGAACGTTTGGGTCATATAATATACTTTAAGTAATTggtatctttaatttttattctagtTAATTAAAGGAGTGAAATAGATGAGCCATGCATGGGAAGTTGGATATTTATTGAACACATAATAAGATACCAATGCATGCATGCGTGTTTTGGATCCATGCCATGCCTAACTTTCAAACTAAATTGTACATattataaaaaagagaaagccTTAAGATATATGAACAAACTCAAAATTAGactatatcatatatgtatacatgtttatatatattgatgacaatattattttattaaataggtAATTTGAACCTTGtattctaaaaatatttctcaaaaaattaataaaagtatgAGCCTAAATGAAATCCAGACAACATTAATTTACTCAACTCCAACACCCGAAAAAAGACCAATCCAGAAGAAATAGGCAAACTCAAACTCACAAGTGCTACAAACCCTAGAGCCAAAGATGGCCTAACATTCATCAGCCAGTTTTGCAACAAACCTATTCCTTCACAAACATCCTCTTTGTAATACTCAAAGTAGTCTTTTTCCCACTCCATCCAATCCGAAGGTGGTTGCTCATCACCCATCTCGAGCATCTTCATCTCCTGTATACGTATTCGAAGCTCTATCATGTTTTCATCCACAAGCTTCCCCTCATAATCTCTTCCATTTGTTCCCTTACTTGCAGCCACACTTAAACCACCGGACCACCTTTTCAGGCAAGGCAGGGCAGGCTGCATAAATGGTCGGTTTGGGATCATGAAAGGTGATGCAAGTTTAGTTGCCATTGATCGATGAAAGAAGGTTAAAGGCTCAATTTCTCAAGAAAAATATACTTTGGAGAATGCTACTTAAATGCAAATGGTGGTTAATTAAGAGATTGGCTTATTTATAAGCGTACACGGAAGAGCTAATGAAGGTTCACTAAAAGCCATAAAGACTTAGAGAGTAAGCATTAATTTTTGTGACGTAAAACGAGTAGAAAACAGAAGGAAAGCAACTTTCAAACGCGGATTAATTGCTGTTTCCTTTCTGAGTGGACGTGGACATGCCGTGTAGTGATTGAGTACAATGGGCTTAAAATTAGtgtgtgaaattaaattaacataGTCTAGTCCATTTGTAGGCCCCGACTTTgttgaaattaaagaaatttgctTTATGCATAGAGGACA
Proteins encoded in this window:
- the LOC132803508 gene encoding uncharacterized protein LOC132803508, with amino-acid sequence MATKLASPFMIPNRPFMQPALPCLKRWSGGLSVAASKGTNGRDYEGKLVDENMIELRIRIQEMKMLEMGDEQPPSDWMEWEKDYFEYYKEDVCEGIGLLQNWLMNVRPSLALGFVALVSLSLPISSGLVFFRVLELSKLMLSGFHLGSYFY